A genome region from Aurantiacibacter sp. MUD61 includes the following:
- a CDS encoding MerC domain-containing protein codes for MAQLVPWIRGKMDRVGILLSALCVLHCVAGLILVAGLGLGATFLLDPAIHRAGLVLATLVAGVAIGIGAIRHRRRTPFVVAMTGLSFMGGALAVGHGFEEAVLTIIGVGLVAAGHLLNLRHA; via the coding sequence ATGGCACAGCTCGTCCCATGGATTCGCGGCAAGATGGACCGCGTCGGCATTCTGTTGTCGGCGCTGTGCGTGCTGCATTGTGTGGCGGGCCTGATCCTTGTTGCCGGACTTGGCCTCGGCGCGACTTTCCTGCTCGATCCGGCGATTCACCGTGCAGGCCTGGTCCTCGCAACCCTGGTGGCTGGAGTGGCAATCGGTATCGGCGCCATTCGCCATCGCCGCCGTACGCCCTTCGTCGTCGCCATGACCGGGCTTTCCTTTATGGGCGGCGCGCTGGCCGTCGGTCATGGTTTCGAAGAAGCCGTGCTGACGATCATCGGCGTCGGTCTTGTGGCTGCAGGGCACCTGCTCAACTTGCGTCACGCCTGA
- a CDS encoding LytR/AlgR family response regulator transcription factor, giving the protein MNDNPETLRTLIVDDEPLAIERMQVLCAEIPQLTVIGTASDGESALRLADKLSPDLLLLDMTMPGMDGLQVAKAAKEQDKSPAVIFVTAHENFAVEAFDLEAIDYVLKPVASDRLERAIERALNRRGEAELTEEESPWLTEFWVPHRSELLRIEASEVFRIDAERDYVRLHVGDTSYLLLQTIAGLEEKLDPDKFIRIHRSTILRRDFIRGLKHEGLGVWCAELEDGEELRIGRTYLKKVKAMAGR; this is encoded by the coding sequence ATGAATGATAATCCCGAAACGTTGCGCACACTGATCGTCGATGATGAGCCGCTTGCGATTGAGCGGATGCAGGTTCTCTGCGCGGAAATCCCGCAGCTGACCGTCATCGGCACGGCAAGCGATGGCGAATCCGCGTTGCGGCTGGCCGACAAGCTTTCTCCCGATCTACTGCTTTTGGATATGACCATGCCGGGCATGGATGGCCTGCAAGTCGCCAAGGCAGCCAAGGAGCAGGACAAGAGCCCGGCAGTGATTTTCGTCACCGCGCATGAGAATTTTGCGGTCGAGGCATTCGATCTTGAAGCGATCGATTACGTATTGAAGCCGGTGGCGTCCGATAGGCTGGAGCGGGCGATCGAACGCGCGCTCAACCGCCGCGGTGAAGCCGAGCTGACCGAGGAGGAAAGCCCGTGGCTGACCGAATTCTGGGTGCCGCATCGCTCCGAACTTCTCCGCATCGAAGCGTCCGAAGTCTTCCGCATCGATGCCGAGCGGGACTATGTGCGCCTGCATGTCGGCGACACCAGCTACCTGCTGCTGCAGACCATCGCCGGGCTCGAGGAAAAGCTCGATCCGGACAAATTCATCCGCATCCATCGCTCCACCATCCTGCGCCGCGACTTTATTCGCGGATTGAAGCATGAGGGGCTGGGCGTGTGGTGCGCGGAACTGGAAGACGGCGAAGAGCTGCGCATCGGCCGCACCTATCTCAAGAAAGTGAAAGCGATGGCTGGTCGCTAG
- the rplM gene encoding 50S ribosomal protein L13 — MKALSKTTRSIKPTEVEKKWHIVDAEGLVVGRLATIIANILRGKHKPSFTPHVDCGDHVVVINADKVKFTSNKAAKKIYYKHTGYPGGLKETTAEKVLEGRFPERVLEKAVERMIPTGPLGRAQMKNLHLYNGTEHPHDGQKPEVLDVASMNRKNKVSA, encoded by the coding sequence ATGAAGGCTCTGAGCAAGACCACCCGGTCGATCAAGCCGACCGAGGTCGAGAAAAAGTGGCACATCGTTGATGCCGAAGGTCTCGTCGTCGGCCGTCTCGCAACGATCATCGCCAACATCCTGCGCGGCAAGCACAAGCCGAGCTTCACTCCGCACGTCGATTGCGGTGACCATGTCGTCGTCATCAACGCCGACAAGGTGAAGTTCACCAGCAACAAGGCCGCCAAGAAGATCTATTACAAGCACACCGGCTATCCGGGCGGCTTGAAGGAAACCACTGCAGAGAAGGTTCTCGAAGGTCGTTTCCCTGAGCGCGTTCTCGAAAAGGCTGTTGAGCGCATGATCCCGACGGGTCCGCTGGGCCGCGCGCAGATGAAGAACCTGCACCTCTACAACGGCACCGAGCATCCGCATGACGGCCAGAAGCCCGAAGTGCTCGACGTTGCCTCGATGAACCGCAAGAACAAGGTGTCCGCATAA
- the cutA gene encoding divalent-cation tolerance protein CutA — protein MSEAVAAMIWCPFPDMESARTAAAQLVEERLIACGNIIPRVESVFRWKGAIETASECGLLCKTDTVTLQKAITRLESLHPYETPAIMALPVSAAPPATLGWLAEQLQGGD, from the coding sequence GTGAGTGAAGCGGTCGCGGCGATGATCTGGTGTCCGTTTCCGGACATGGAAAGCGCCCGAACCGCTGCTGCACAGCTTGTCGAGGAGCGGCTGATCGCGTGCGGCAATATCATTCCCCGGGTCGAATCGGTGTTCCGCTGGAAAGGCGCGATCGAAACGGCATCGGAATGCGGCTTGCTGTGCAAAACGGATACGGTCACCCTGCAAAAAGCGATCACGCGACTGGAAAGTTTGCATCCCTATGAGACCCCCGCCATTATGGCTTTGCCCGTAAGTGCAGCGCCGCCGGCAACGCTTGGCTGGCTGGCCGAGCAGCTGCAGGGCGGCGATTAA
- a CDS encoding response regulator, whose amino-acid sequence MTKVLIVEDDLLNRMFYEAVFKQRGYQLMVVDDGARVLDAVDSFAPDLITMDIHLPHVSGRKLIRKIQKNPDTRHIPILAITAFAGKQDEAEIRRAGARGYLAKPLGIEELLGEVDSLLGDRQPAQSQAEPTHH is encoded by the coding sequence ATGACCAAGGTCCTGATTGTCGAAGACGATCTGCTGAACCGCATGTTCTACGAAGCGGTCTTCAAGCAGCGCGGCTACCAGCTGATGGTGGTCGACGATGGCGCGCGTGTGCTGGACGCCGTCGATAGCTTCGCGCCGGATCTGATCACGATGGATATCCATCTGCCGCATGTTTCGGGCCGCAAGCTGATCCGCAAGATCCAGAAGAATCCCGACACACGCCACATTCCGATCCTCGCCATCACCGCCTTTGCAGGTAAGCAGGACGAAGCGGAAATCCGCCGCGCGGGTGCGCGGGGATATCTGGCCAAGCCGCTGGGCATCGAGGAACTGCTGGGCGAGGTTGATTCTCTTCTGGGCGATCGTCAGCCGGCCCAATCACAGGCCGAGCCTACCCACCACTGA
- a CDS encoding diacylglycerol/lipid kinase family protein — protein MVDRQRIWLINNEASGSNDAAALEACENSCRECSLDIAQRSTFPAQELPSPDMLDAADIGLAVVYAGDGTINAALEHLAGWQGAVLVLPGGTMNLLYHRLFAELSVEDALRAASTGTARRVRPSVVKSACGTAYAGLLAGPGTTWNVVREAMRNASPIEMAQGVQEAFAETLQGERIRCTSPEFGTREGYPLILLSPAGEAIKADAYHADNAAEFIDQLFALIRRDFRAGPHDRIGEADRLTLETVDGNGFGVLLDGEPCDVDGPTEFTLAYAKVDLLATDYDG, from the coding sequence ATGGTGGATAGACAACGTATCTGGCTGATAAACAACGAAGCCAGCGGATCGAATGATGCCGCGGCGCTGGAAGCATGCGAGAACAGCTGTCGGGAGTGCAGCCTGGACATCGCCCAGCGCAGCACCTTTCCTGCTCAGGAACTGCCAAGCCCCGACATGCTGGATGCAGCCGATATTGGCCTCGCGGTCGTCTATGCAGGCGATGGAACGATCAACGCGGCGCTTGAACACCTCGCAGGCTGGCAAGGCGCGGTTCTGGTCCTGCCCGGCGGGACGATGAATCTGCTCTATCACCGGCTTTTTGCCGAGCTTTCAGTAGAGGATGCTTTACGGGCCGCCAGTACGGGCACAGCCCGCCGCGTGCGCCCCTCGGTGGTAAAAAGCGCCTGCGGGACGGCCTATGCCGGACTGCTAGCCGGGCCTGGCACAACATGGAACGTCGTTCGTGAAGCCATGCGCAATGCGTCTCCGATCGAAATGGCCCAAGGCGTACAGGAAGCCTTCGCGGAAACTTTGCAGGGCGAACGCATCCGCTGCACATCCCCCGAATTTGGCACCCGCGAAGGCTACCCATTGATCCTGCTTTCTCCGGCAGGCGAAGCGATCAAGGCCGATGCGTATCATGCCGATAACGCAGCTGAATTCATCGATCAGCTCTTCGCCCTGATTCGGCGGGACTTTCGCGCCGGGCCGCATGACCGGATTGGCGAGGCAGATCGCCTGACCCTCGAAACGGTGGATGGAAACGGCTTCGGTGTACTGCTCGATGGCGAACCTTGCGACGTCGATGGACCGACCGAATTCACGCTGGCCTATGCGAAGGTTGACCTGCTAGCGACCGACTATGATGGCTGA
- a CDS encoding UrcA family protein, producing MMNRVYAMALALAATGIVLSPAIASAQDERSASISYSDLDLTTEDGIAALNQRIERAARYVCGLDDVNLGTRLRSREARQCVSEARENIEESLAEVVDL from the coding sequence ATGATGAACCGTGTATACGCCATGGCTCTGGCCCTTGCCGCCACCGGCATTGTCCTTAGCCCCGCCATCGCTTCCGCTCAGGATGAGCGAAGTGCGAGCATTTCCTACAGCGACCTCGATCTGACCACCGAAGACGGCATCGCTGCTCTCAACCAGCGCATCGAGCGCGCCGCGCGCTATGTTTGCGGCCTCGATGATGTCAATCTCGGCACAAGGCTGCGCAGCCGTGAGGCCCGCCAGTGCGTCAGCGAAGCGCGCGAAAACATTGAGGAAAGCCTGGCAGAGGTCGTCGACCTCTAG
- the rpsI gene encoding 30S ribosomal protein S9 — translation MATEDKNTASDLSELKDVVGDAPAADAAETNVEVPSTPLREQEIDDQGRAYATGRRKDATARVWLKPGTGKITVNGKDQEVYFARPTLRLVINQPFAIAEREEQYDVVATVSGGGLSGQAGAVKHGISQALTRYEPTLRAVIKAAGFLTRDSRVVERKKYGRAKARRSFQFSKR, via the coding sequence ATGGCTACCGAAGACAAGAACACCGCATCGGACCTGTCCGAGCTGAAGGACGTCGTGGGTGACGCTCCTGCTGCTGACGCTGCCGAAACAAATGTCGAAGTACCCAGCACGCCGCTGCGCGAGCAGGAAATCGACGATCAGGGCCGCGCCTATGCAACCGGCCGCCGCAAGGACGCGACAGCTCGCGTTTGGCTGAAGCCCGGCACCGGCAAGATCACCGTCAATGGCAAGGATCAGGAAGTGTATTTCGCACGCCCGACCCTGCGTCTCGTGATCAACCAGCCGTTCGCCATTGCCGAGCGTGAAGAGCAGTATGACGTGGTCGCCACAGTTTCGGGCGGCGGTCTGTCCGGCCAGGCCGGCGCTGTGAAGCACGGCATCAGCCAGGCGCTGACCCGTTACGAGCCGACGCTGCGTGCAGTGATCAAGGCCGCTGGCTTCCTCACCCGCGACAGCCGCGTGGTTGAGCGTAAGAAGTACGGCCGCGCCAAGGCACGTCGTAGCTTCCAGTTCTCGAAACGTTAA
- a CDS encoding protein-L-isoaspartate O-methyltransferase family protein, translating into MTETDASYRARRAMIESQLRTSGVNAEFVLKRMSAVPREDFVPASAKGHAYMDRAVRLPDGGALAAPLVHGMMLQEAEPQADEHVLLVDGGTGYLAELLRPLVANLTVISPEDALGSSRKGKGASLLMIDGAVEEVPAKLANRLADGARIVTGIVDNGVTRIAVGRKGDRGVSLLPVYDIGIPQLHAFAKPKEWSF; encoded by the coding sequence ATGACCGAAACAGATGCCTCGTATCGCGCCCGCCGCGCGATGATCGAAAGCCAGCTGCGCACCAGCGGCGTGAACGCCGAATTCGTGCTGAAGCGGATGAGCGCCGTGCCGCGCGAAGATTTCGTGCCCGCCAGTGCCAAAGGCCATGCCTATATGGACCGCGCCGTTCGCCTGCCCGATGGCGGCGCGCTGGCTGCTCCGCTGGTGCACGGCATGATGCTGCAGGAAGCTGAACCGCAGGCGGATGAGCATGTGCTGCTTGTCGATGGCGGTACTGGCTACCTCGCCGAATTGCTGCGCCCGCTGGTCGCCAATCTGACGGTGATCTCACCGGAAGACGCGCTGGGATCGAGCCGCAAGGGCAAAGGCGCAAGCCTGCTGATGATCGACGGCGCAGTCGAAGAAGTGCCCGCCAAGCTTGCAAATCGCCTCGCCGATGGCGCGCGCATTGTGACCGGCATCGTCGATAATGGCGTCACCCGCATTGCCGTTGGCCGAAAAGGCGATCGCGGCGTCTCGCTGCTGCCCGTCTACGACATTGGCATTCCACAATTGCACGCCTTCGCCAAGCCGAAGGAATGGAGCTTCTAA
- a CDS encoding sensor histidine kinase has product MDKAETSKSAARVPFRTVLASVVGLWATYLVLMTLRAELLGMDNAGEMFERRLIASSIGIVITLGLWVVLRPFDAKPLWAKTCAALVFALPAALLSMQANRLVFADLQSQLNDQVLRELVETSGVAQEDVDDAQLQGISQFMQRGNLQYIVEITFSRYFMMLAWCALYLALLSGERARVAERREQQFRSAAKAAELKSLRYQVNPHFLFNTLNSLSALVLTDKKQAAEKMIQMISTFYRRSLADDTTADVPLREEIAQQKLYLDIEAVRFPMRLVADYDVPEELEDALIPGMILQPLVENSVKHAVAPSAGQVTIRISAREEYGRLVVTVSDNGTSARDSEEVRPGFGIGLNNVHERLEARFGNEATVASGHSPDGFVTHLRLPLLRMREQVAA; this is encoded by the coding sequence ATGGATAAAGCTGAAACCAGCAAATCTGCGGCGCGCGTGCCTTTCCGCACCGTTCTCGCTTCCGTGGTGGGGCTGTGGGCGACCTATCTCGTCCTTATGACGCTGCGCGCGGAACTGCTCGGCATGGACAATGCGGGCGAGATGTTCGAGCGCCGACTGATCGCCAGTTCGATCGGTATCGTCATTACGCTTGGCCTGTGGGTCGTGCTGCGCCCGTTCGATGCAAAACCGCTCTGGGCAAAGACATGCGCTGCGCTGGTTTTCGCTCTCCCCGCCGCTCTGCTGAGCATGCAAGCAAACCGGCTGGTATTTGCCGATCTGCAATCGCAATTGAACGATCAGGTCCTGCGTGAGCTGGTAGAAACCAGCGGCGTTGCACAGGAAGACGTAGATGATGCGCAGTTGCAGGGCATCAGCCAGTTCATGCAGCGCGGCAATCTGCAATATATCGTCGAGATCACGTTCAGCCGCTATTTCATGATGCTGGCCTGGTGCGCGCTGTATCTGGCATTACTCTCAGGCGAGCGCGCGCGTGTTGCCGAGCGGAGAGAGCAGCAATTCCGGAGCGCGGCAAAGGCGGCTGAGCTCAAGAGCCTGCGCTATCAGGTCAATCCGCATTTCCTGTTCAATACGCTCAATTCGCTGTCTGCACTGGTGCTGACCGACAAGAAGCAGGCGGCGGAAAAGATGATCCAGATGATCAGCACTTTCTATCGCCGCAGTCTGGCTGACGACACCACCGCCGATGTCCCGCTGCGCGAAGAAATCGCCCAGCAAAAGCTTTACCTCGATATCGAGGCGGTGCGCTTTCCGATGCGATTGGTCGCCGATTACGATGTTCCGGAAGAGCTGGAGGATGCGCTTATCCCCGGCATGATCCTTCAGCCGCTGGTGGAAAATTCGGTGAAGCACGCCGTCGCGCCTTCCGCCGGGCAAGTCACCATCCGCATTTCCGCGCGCGAAGAATACGGCCGCCTTGTTGTAACCGTTTCGGACAATGGCACGAGCGCGCGCGACAGCGAGGAGGTCCGCCCCGGCTTCGGCATCGGTCTCAACAATGTGCACGAACGGCTCGAGGCACGCTTCGGCAATGAAGCGACTGTTGCATCCGGCCATTCGCCCGACGGGTTCGTGACGCATCTTCGCCTGCCGCTGCTGCGCATGCGCGAACAGGTGGCGGCCTAA
- a CDS encoding COX15/CtaA family protein, translating into MATQAQTISRSDAGGGSIRPLALTNWLFSVAALVLIMIAVGGITRLTESGLSITEWKPVTGALPPLSEADWQAEFELYQTTGEYQNVSGPAGMDLAAFKFIYFWEWFHRLLGRIIGLAFAVPLAWFWVKQAIPAGYKPRLVALLALGGLQGAFGWFMVRSGLSTEMTDVSHFWLSIHLLTAFLTFGGLIWTALDLRLLAAGNARPARLTALTIGVGLVFFLQLLFGAWVAGLNAGLASNSWPLMQGQFLPNINWSSGIWWTITHDPFWLHFIHRWWAWVAAAALIVMAIRTKALDRRASIALHAMLGVQIALGIATVITGVELWIAVAHQGVGALLVGAYAWSAHVLGRAS; encoded by the coding sequence ATGGCGACTCAGGCACAGACTATTTCCCGATCAGACGCTGGTGGCGGCTCTATCCGTCCGCTCGCGCTGACGAACTGGCTTTTCAGCGTTGCGGCGCTGGTGCTGATCATGATCGCCGTCGGCGGTATTACGCGGCTGACCGAAAGCGGACTATCGATAACCGAGTGGAAACCCGTCACCGGCGCGCTGCCGCCCTTGAGCGAAGCAGACTGGCAGGCAGAGTTCGAGCTTTATCAGACGACTGGCGAATACCAGAATGTCAGCGGGCCGGCCGGGATGGATCTCGCTGCCTTCAAATTCATCTATTTCTGGGAATGGTTCCACCGGCTGCTGGGGCGGATCATCGGGCTGGCCTTTGCCGTTCCGCTCGCGTGGTTCTGGGTGAAGCAGGCGATCCCGGCAGGATACAAGCCGCGCCTTGTCGCGCTGCTCGCGCTCGGCGGTCTGCAGGGTGCTTTCGGGTGGTTTATGGTCCGCTCCGGCCTGTCGACCGAGATGACCGATGTTTCGCATTTCTGGCTGTCGATCCACCTCCTGACCGCTTTCCTCACTTTCGGCGGTCTGATCTGGACCGCGCTGGACCTGCGCCTGCTTGCGGCGGGCAATGCCCGTCCGGCCCGGCTGACGGCGCTTACCATTGGTGTGGGGTTGGTTTTCTTTCTGCAATTGCTTTTCGGCGCGTGGGTGGCGGGGCTGAATGCCGGCCTTGCATCCAATAGCTGGCCGTTGATGCAGGGGCAATTCCTGCCGAATATCAATTGGTCGAGCGGAATCTGGTGGACGATTACCCATGATCCCTTCTGGCTGCATTTCATCCATCGCTGGTGGGCCTGGGTGGCGGCTGCCGCACTGATCGTGATGGCAATCCGCACCAAGGCGCTTGATCGGCGCGCATCGATTGCGCTGCATGCCATGCTCGGCGTCCAGATCGCGCTCGGCATCGCCACCGTCATAACCGGCGTCGAATTGTGGATCGCCGTGGCGCATCAAGGCGTGGGGGCGTTGCTGGTGGGGGCCTATGCGTGGTCCGCCCATGTTTTGGGCCGCGCATCGTGA
- a CDS encoding metallophosphoesterase family protein, producing the protein MMAERRLLFHLSDIHFGLEDNQALDWVMEEIREKRPDAVAITGDLTMRARHSEFDAATRWIKSLDVPVTVEIGNHDMPYFNPIERFLTPYKRFSGMEELVEKELQWDGLAIVPLKTVRRWQPRLNWSKGWITDAALERCLNALDKLPAGTQALVAVHHPLREVGTQGTALTKHGQKALNELATRPVLAVLSGHVHDAFDIMEETIHGKVRMIGAGTLSQRVRSTPPSFNELEWDGKDLRVRVRNLENVRTPDMMIDDVPEDAMPPRQPGEPVAPVNKVPRTDPPEH; encoded by the coding sequence ATGATGGCTGAACGCAGACTGCTCTTCCACCTTTCCGACATTCACTTCGGGCTTGAGGACAATCAGGCGCTGGATTGGGTAATGGAGGAAATCCGCGAAAAGCGGCCCGATGCGGTGGCCATCACCGGCGATCTCACCATGCGGGCCCGGCATAGCGAATTTGACGCGGCAACCCGCTGGATCAAGTCGCTGGACGTCCCCGTCACGGTCGAAATCGGCAATCACGACATGCCGTATTTCAATCCTATCGAGCGTTTCTTGACACCCTACAAGCGGTTCAGCGGAATGGAGGAACTGGTCGAGAAAGAGCTGCAGTGGGATGGCCTCGCCATCGTGCCACTCAAGACGGTGCGCCGCTGGCAACCTCGCCTCAACTGGTCGAAGGGCTGGATCACCGACGCCGCGCTCGAGCGGTGTCTCAATGCGCTCGACAAGCTTCCCGCGGGCACGCAGGCGCTTGTGGCGGTCCACCACCCCTTACGCGAAGTCGGCACCCAGGGCACGGCCCTCACCAAGCATGGGCAAAAGGCGCTGAACGAGCTCGCGACGCGGCCTGTGCTGGCCGTGCTTTCCGGCCATGTGCACGATGCTTTCGATATCATGGAAGAGACGATCCATGGCAAAGTCCGCATGATCGGCGCGGGCACATTGTCGCAGCGCGTGCGATCGACACCGCCCAGCTTCAACGAGCTTGAATGGGACGGCAAAGACCTGCGCGTGCGTGTACGCAATCTCGAAAATGTCAGAACGCCGGACATGATGATCGACGATGTGCCGGAAGATGCGATGCCGCCGCGCCAGCCCGGCGAACCTGTCGCGCCCGTCAACAAAGTCCCGCGGACGGATCCCCCGGAGCATTAG
- a CDS encoding fumarate hydratase → MSDMITIREEDLIETIADALQYISYYHPMDYIQALGEAYKAEQGPAAKDAIAQILTNSRMCAEGHRPICQDTGIVNVFLKWGQNCRLESEKSLQEVVDEGVRRAYNHADNKLRASILADPAFTRRNTRDNTPCVLDVEMVPGDTVEVDVAAKGGGSENKSKFKMMNPSDNIIDWVLEQIPSMGAGWCPPGMLGIGIGGTAEHCMKLAKKSLMDPIDMAQLKARGAESDIEQLRIDIFDAVNATGVGAQGLGGLSTVLDVKIYDWPCHAAGKPVAMIPNCAATRHAHVTLDGSGPAYIPQPDLDAWPDVHWEPDAEAKRVDLDNLAAEEVASWKHGDRLLLNGAMLTGRDAAHKRIQDMLDKGEELPVEFKGRAIYYVGPVDPVMGEVVGPAGPTTATRMDKFTEMMLDLGLLAMIGKAERGHDAVEVISRFKVAYLMATGGAAYLVARAIKEAKVVAFEELGMEAIYEFTVKDMPVTVAVDSEGNNVHTLAPLHWREKIREEGLLKS, encoded by the coding sequence ATGAGCGACATGATTACCATCCGCGAAGAAGACCTGATCGAAACGATCGCGGATGCGCTGCAATACATCTCCTATTACCATCCGATGGATTACATTCAGGCGCTGGGTGAAGCGTATAAGGCGGAGCAAGGCCCCGCTGCAAAGGACGCCATTGCGCAGATCCTGACCAACAGCCGCATGTGCGCCGAGGGACACCGCCCGATCTGTCAGGATACCGGCATCGTGAATGTCTTCCTGAAATGGGGCCAGAATTGCCGGCTGGAATCGGAAAAGAGCCTGCAGGAGGTCGTCGATGAAGGTGTTCGCCGCGCGTATAACCACGCCGATAACAAACTCCGCGCCTCGATCCTCGCCGATCCGGCTTTCACGCGCCGCAACACGCGCGACAACACGCCTTGTGTTCTCGATGTCGAAATGGTGCCGGGCGATACGGTCGAAGTCGATGTTGCGGCGAAGGGCGGTGGCAGCGAGAACAAGTCCAAATTCAAGATGATGAACCCGTCGGACAATATCATCGACTGGGTGCTCGAACAGATCCCCAGCATGGGCGCAGGCTGGTGCCCGCCGGGCATGCTTGGCATCGGCATAGGCGGCACGGCAGAGCATTGCATGAAGCTCGCCAAGAAATCGCTGATGGATCCGATCGACATGGCGCAGCTGAAAGCGCGCGGGGCCGAGAGCGATATCGAGCAGCTACGGATCGACATTTTCGACGCGGTGAATGCCACGGGTGTCGGCGCACAGGGGCTCGGCGGCCTGTCGACCGTGCTCGATGTGAAAATCTACGATTGGCCCTGCCATGCAGCGGGCAAGCCTGTGGCGATGATCCCCAATTGTGCAGCAACGCGCCATGCGCATGTGACGCTCGACGGCTCGGGCCCGGCCTACATCCCGCAGCCCGATCTCGATGCGTGGCCCGATGTGCATTGGGAGCCCGATGCCGAGGCGAAACGCGTCGATCTCGACAATCTTGCGGCCGAAGAAGTCGCGAGCTGGAAGCACGGCGACCGCCTGCTTCTCAACGGCGCGATGTTGACTGGGCGCGACGCGGCGCACAAGCGCATCCAAGACATGCTCGACAAGGGCGAGGAGCTACCTGTCGAATTCAAGGGCCGCGCGATTTATTACGTCGGCCCGGTCGATCCGGTCATGGGTGAAGTGGTCGGCCCGGCTGGCCCCACCACTGCCACACGCATGGACAAATTCACCGAAATGATGCTCGATCTCGGCCTGCTCGCCATGATCGGCAAGGCTGAACGCGGCCACGATGCCGTCGAAGTGATCAGCCGCTTCAAAGTGGCTTATCTGATGGCGACGGGCGGCGCGGCGTATCTCGTGGCGCGCGCGATCAAGGAAGCGAAAGTCGTCGCCTTTGAAGAGCTGGGCATGGAAGCGATCTACGAATTCACCGTGAAAGACATGCCTGTAACCGTCGCGGTCGATAGTGAGGGCAACAATGTCCACACGCTCGCCCCGCTGCACTGGCGCGAGAAGATTCGCGAAGAAGGCCTTCTCAAGAGCTGA